TTCCCCATACCAGGATTACGACCAACAATTGCAGCACATACCGCATAGATCCTCCAGTTAGCTGATGATTGAGCATCTTACTTGAATTTGTTCGTGATTCCCACTGTGGCAAGAGGCAGTCCCCGAGCGACCGCATGTCATCTCGCCGATCGAACAGGGCACGGCCTGAACAGGATGAGGCCGCAACATTTTTGGAAGCGGTCCGTCCGTAACGGAGCGTCAATTTACGGTTTGAATGTGTGAAGTCCCCTGGTGTAGCGTGAGTCGATCGGGTTTTTTGCCCACAGTAGAACGGATGGATTGAGGGCCACGTGAAGACGAACCAGCGTGGCCGGAATGAGTAGGGCGTGAATTAACGAGGTCATCATGCAAACGGACGTGCAGCATGTTCCAGTCAGCCATGTTGGTGAGGAGATCGAGCCAAGAAGCCGGACGCACGCCACCCAACGGGTCTATTCGCAGTTTGAGAAGCCGGCGGGCTTGGGAGGGAGGGTGGCCGGATGGATCATGGCGCATCGACTATCCAACCGAGCACGAAATGCCTGGGCTGTGTCGTGCTTGGAGCTTCAGCCCACGGATCGTGTGCTGGAAATCGGTTTTGGACCAGGCGTTGCCATCGCACTTATGAGTGCGGTGTTGACCGACGGCCACGTTGTGGGCATTGATCACTCGGAGGTCATGCTCCGGCAGGCGACGAAACGCAATGCCTCTGCGATCGAGCAGCGCCGAGTCCAGTTACTCCTGGCCTCAGTGTCCGACCTCCCTGCCGGTCACAGTCGATATGACAAGTGTCTCATCGTCAACACCTTCCACTGTTGGGATAATCCTGACGACGTGTTGAACAGAGTGCAGCGGCAGATGAATCCTGGAGGAAAGATCGTGATCGCGTTTCAGCCCTGTATTCAGGGTCCCACAGGCGAGGACACATTGAAGGCCGGTCATACCATAGTGGAGAGGATTAAGGCTGCTGGTTTTTCTAGGGCCCATCTCGAAATCAAATCGATGGCGCCGGATTCTGTTGCCTGTGCGGTAGGGATGAAGGAGGGATAAGGGCTGTTGGGAGGGTGATCCTCTTTGTGATGATCGGATCAAGATTTGGACAGTTGAGGTAGGTTTTTAACAGACGGAGCGAGCGGGCGGTGTATATGGCGGCATCAACTGGAGGTCTCTGGGGCACCTTGGGCGAAGCGAGTTGCAGTTGTTAGGGGTGGGATAGAAAGTGCTCCTGGCACCGGGGTAAACGGGATCGGTGGCGAAAGGGGCGCGGATCCTGATGCAGAACCACTGAGCAGGAGCAGGTAAGCCATGAGGCAGAGCAGGATTTCCCGTCGTGGCGAGCGTCATAAGGCGTCCGAGGCGCTTCCTGAGATGGGGGCCGGCAACTCGGCGGAGATGGCCGATCCAGTGGCGGCCAGTACCATTGAGAGAGTGAAGGAAACGTTCAACGCTGCATGGGTTTTTCGCGATGATTGGCTCATTATTGTGTGCGTCATGATCGCTCTCCTTCTGTGGGTGAATGTGAAATAGTGTGATGCGTTTCCTCTTGTGACAACCGGATGCTGGGCCGTACGGCAATCTCGTCCGTCTGCGAGAGGACGTTGTTCATCTGATGACATGGCGGTAGTCGGGGCCCGTGACAAAGCCTTACAGGGGGCTCCTCTTGAGGCAGACTGAGGGTAGATCAGGCGGAGGATACGCGACGTGCGATTATTGATGATGAGAGGTGAGGCGTCGGCGTGATGAATTGGGGGCGAGGTGTGACATGAGCGGTATCGTAACGTCTCCGAACCGGGATGATGCACAGTTCAGGGTCCACCCCCACTTCGTCGGGACAATATGCGAGAGCAGGACTTCGTTCGGTTCATACTTTTAGGAACCCACGGCCTCACAGAAGGTCTAGGAACCTCCTGACTTCTGGTGAGTCAACAAACAAACCACGGTGTGTAGCTTCAAGGGAAACGAAGGGACATCCGAGACCGATGTGGTTGTTTGAAGACGTCTAACTGGTACGCGTGGCTATGCGTCTGTTCCAGTCTGGGGAAGGGCCGGAAACCATGGGATCCGGCTGGTATCGGGAAGGTGTTGGGCAGGCGTTTTCCCAGGTCTCCTAGAACCCTTGGTTTGGCCTAAAGGCCGAGAGGCTCCTTTGCGTCTGACGGGACGGGGCTTGGTTTGTTTCTTCCAGGGCATACTGTAAGTGTATCATACGGTAAGCTTCGGTTTTCCCAAGAGGATTACAGATCTGCCGAGGGGGTGGCGAGGCTAGGTCTTGGTGAGGTGCTTCAACGCCTCTTGCCTGGCTCGGAGTGCTCGACGAAATGCTCCGCGCTCGCCGTACAGCTTGATGGAAAACTTTTTCATCTTTGCGTGGCCGTTTCCGATCGGCCATTGCGCGAGCCAGTATCGACGGGGATAACGACGATTCCTGGTATTTCCCCAGGTATCAATCCGCGTGACACCGGAAACGCCGGACCGGTTGTTCTTCTTCTTGATCTGGCAGCGTTCAAGCCGCGTCAATGGTTTGAGAGTGGCGATGAGGGTGTCTCGGTACACCTTCGCCGCCTGGAGGGCCTTGCGCTTCCCGCCGTACAGCGAGTCTGTAAAGTGGCGATGGTAGATCTGGCCGCGCCGTTGAACGGTTACCAGCCAAGAATGGGTGTGTGATTGGTCGTGATCAATGCGGTAGATATGCTTCACGGCTAGAAGGTTCCTCGCATGGCATTCTCATAATCCAACAACAATCCTCGCTGTCTTTTGCATTCCCCATGCGGTGAAAGTCAACTGCTGCCCAAAAAGAATACACAATGCATGGATTAGGCTCAAGCCTGGAGCTCCACGGAACTGCCAGCTTGCCCGGGCGACGAGTACGTTCTATTTGACTATGTCGAGAGTCGAGCCGGTTTCGCAAGGCGGAGGCTTCGCCTGATGAACCACCGGTATGCAGGAGGTTCTATTTGGAGTGAAGAGAAGTCGAAGGGGTTAGTCCGCTGGCATCAATTACCTAAAAACTCAAAAGAGCCGGAGGGGCGAGCAAAATAATGATCTGATCACTGGTGGGTTTTATCCGCGCGCATAATCACGTTAAGACGATGAATAGCGCGCAGGTCAACCGAAGAACGAAAAGCATCCTCATGAGAAAGAGTAAAGGGAGTTGACCCCGTTGCTCCTCCTCAGGCTTTGAACCATTGCCGCCGAAGCGTGGGTATAAACCATTGCTGGTGGGGTCATAATATACCGTTTTGTCTGAAGTCCGGCACTGAGAAGAAACCGTAACTCCTGATCGGGATTGTCCGTAGCCGAGACCCGTATCAAAATGACCTCGGTCATCAATAGTGGACGCCATGAGTTACAACCTCACACTGCCGGCTGTTGACGGGCCCACGGTTGGGCGAACGCCACCGGCGAGAGATTCCCCAGGCGGGAATGACGGCGCTGGCGGTTATAGAAGAGATCGCGTGAAGTAAAGAGGTCGGATACCGTTTCTTGACCACGTTTCCTCGTTTGAAATGGCAAATTCCTCCAGGGCCATGCTTTCATGCGTGGGGCGTTCAGAACTCATCGGCTTCTACGGAGAAGACTGATTGAGCGGCTAATCACTCCTTCCCTGAAGGAGCGGTCAGCGTGATATGGGCATCAACATATGCATGTGAGAGATCTGGTGGGAACGCAGGTAGTGGACTGGCACTGAGCACCGCTTGTTTCCCCGCCGCGTCATAGGAGTCATTGCCAGAGGACTGCTCGATCTTCACACGGCTGATCGATCCATTCTTATGAAGCCGAAACTGGACGACAGTCGC
This window of the Nitrospira sp. genome carries:
- a CDS encoding methyltransferase domain-containing protein: MQTDVQHVPVSHVGEEIEPRSRTHATQRVYSQFEKPAGLGGRVAGWIMAHRLSNRARNAWAVSCLELQPTDRVLEIGFGPGVAIALMSAVLTDGHVVGIDHSEVMLRQATKRNASAIEQRRVQLLLASVSDLPAGHSRYDKCLIVNTFHCWDNPDDVLNRVQRQMNPGGKIVIAFQPCIQGPTGEDTLKAGHTIVERIKAAGFSRAHLEIKSMAPDSVACAVGMKEG
- a CDS encoding AP2 domain-containing protein; this encodes MKHIYRIDHDQSHTHSWLVTVQRRGQIYHRHFTDSLYGGKRKALQAAKVYRDTLIATLKPLTRLERCQIKKKNNRSGVSGVTRIDTWGNTRNRRYPRRYWLAQWPIGNGHAKMKKFSIKLYGERGAFRRALRARQEALKHLTKT
- a CDS encoding TonB C-terminal domain-containing protein; its protein translation is MADETTSGSKAYLALVQQRIRGVWKAPALDFTNHTYATVVQFRLHKNGSISRVKIEQSSGNDSYDAAGKQAVLSASPLPAFPPDLSHAYVDAHITLTAPSGKE